In Candidatus Nitrosotalea sinensis, one DNA window encodes the following:
- a CDS encoding inorganic diphosphatase yields the protein MDLWHDIETGPKVPSLINVIVEIPKGSQNKYEYDKKRGVIKLDRVLFSPFFYPGEYGIIPQTFAEDGDPMDALVMVTNPTYPGVLIEARPIGMLRMKDGGEMDNKILCVANDDVRFENLKDISGLDEHYLKEIGHFFEVYKQLEGKKVEILGWKNAEAARKEILAGVKLYQKSFKK from the coding sequence ATGGATTTGTGGCACGATATTGAAACCGGTCCAAAAGTACCATCACTGATAAATGTTATAGTTGAAATTCCAAAAGGCTCTCAAAACAAGTATGAATATGACAAAAAAAGAGGAGTCATAAAACTTGACCGTGTATTGTTTTCGCCATTTTTCTATCCTGGAGAATATGGTATAATCCCACAAACATTTGCAGAAGATGGAGACCCAATGGATGCACTTGTTATGGTGACAAATCCTACATATCCTGGTGTACTAATTGAAGCACGTCCAATAGGAATGCTTCGAATGAAAGATGGTGGAGAGATGGACAACAAGATACTATGTGTCGCAAACGACGATGTTCGATTTGAGAATCTAAAAGACATCTCAGGCCTTGATGAGCACTATCTAAAAGAGATAGGACACTTTTTTGAGGTATACAAGCAACTTGAAGGAAAGAAAGTAGAGATTCTCGGATGGAAGAATGCTGAAGCTGCAAGAAAAGAGATACTTGCAGGTGTCAAACTCTACCAGAAGAGCTTCAAGAAATAA
- a CDS encoding peroxiredoxin family protein, producing the protein MNEGDSAPDFELAANDGTNVKLSSFLGKKNVVLCFYPKNHLFACPSKKVFEMAQATIAVYPKIKELGAELFAISIDTVPDQKKFVQEYDVPYLHLSDTAKTVCKAYAGLNIAGLAKRSTFVIGKDGKISKIFRDINPEKHGQEIISSLQNLP; encoded by the coding sequence ATGAACGAGGGCGATAGCGCACCTGACTTTGAGCTTGCTGCAAATGATGGTACTAATGTAAAATTGAGTTCATTTCTTGGCAAGAAAAATGTCGTACTGTGTTTTTATCCCAAGAATCACTTGTTTGCATGCCCGTCAAAGAAGGTCTTTGAAATGGCACAAGCTACTATTGCAGTGTACCCAAAGATAAAAGAACTTGGCGCAGAACTATTTGCAATATCGATTGACACTGTACCAGACCAGAAAAAATTCGTGCAAGAGTATGATGTGCCATATTTGCACCTAAGTGATACTGCCAAGACTGTATGCAAGGCATATGCAGGGCTGAACATTGCAGGACTTGCAAAAAGGTCTACTTTTGTCATAGGAAAAGATGGCAAGATCTCAAAAATTTTCAGGGATATCAATCCTGAAAAACACGGACAAGAAATAATTTCATCACTTCAAAACTTGCCCTGA
- a CDS encoding pyruvoyl-dependent arginine decarboxylase codes for MLDLVAKKIFLTKGKGVHPDRLTSFEYALRDAGIAGTNLVLISSIFPPGCKLISKAEGLKLIRPGSVTFAIYSRQESNEPHRLMAASVGIAEPKDKTKYGYLSEYVSFGETEKEAGDYAEDIAAQMLASSLGISFDVNKSWDEKRQQWKISGEIYKTRNITQSAVGDAKGNWTTVFTAAVLIL; via the coding sequence GTGCTAGACCTAGTAGCAAAAAAAATTTTTCTGACAAAAGGAAAGGGAGTACACCCAGATAGACTAACAAGTTTCGAGTATGCATTACGTGATGCAGGAATTGCAGGAACTAACTTGGTGCTAATATCAAGTATATTTCCACCCGGATGCAAGCTCATCTCCAAGGCCGAAGGATTGAAGCTAATCAGGCCTGGCAGTGTTACATTTGCAATTTATTCACGACAGGAAAGCAATGAACCACATAGATTGATGGCAGCATCAGTGGGAATTGCTGAACCAAAAGACAAGACAAAGTATGGCTATCTCTCTGAGTATGTCTCATTTGGTGAGACTGAAAAAGAGGCAGGTGACTATGCAGAAGACATTGCCGCACAAATGCTTGCTTCATCACTTGGAATTTCCTTTGATGTAAACAAGAGCTGGGACGAGAAAAGACAGCAATGGAAAATCTCTGGAGAGATATACAAGACTAGAAACATAACACAGAGTGCAGTTGGAGATGCTAAAGGAAACTGGACTACAGTGTTTACCGCCGCAGTCTTGATTCTGTAA
- a CDS encoding LPXTG cell wall anchor domain-containing protein — MKILASSLLVLLIASSFVSVHAQQPQLASYRETAHILVDEKVQNQTTAFVTLASTSPVEMRVPADLAETIQNAANVTSVVITNANNCVLGVQDQGCVIVVINSPSLIESYNITKIQTDAQAVGDTIIGHVNKAFALNAAFNNVYVNPKGDLSSALGTSGVVSGNRTISVVYTMSRPDSAYLFDGLSAILIPKQIRDDGGFFTAASKMAEDSNSTVTFAMTPAKEASLYQLQVSKHIPIKGTITTIKPLDLLGVPTLQKSSYFDVGFFPLNSILDVTVIANQTIAITGHGGDIVPTTTKGGQQVPSDLTKTGWVLDPVQGQQVSAVYLFGKDNSITEDQATITLGTGLPTDNQPSQNNTTTTITPPKTDNNSIYVLVGIVAVGAAAVYLFMKRR, encoded by the coding sequence ATGAAAATTCTTGCATCATCATTACTTGTTTTGTTAATTGCATCATCGTTTGTATCAGTTCATGCCCAGCAACCACAACTTGCATCATATCGTGAAACTGCTCACATTCTAGTTGACGAAAAAGTACAAAACCAGACAACTGCATTTGTCACACTAGCATCTACCAGCCCTGTTGAGATGCGAGTCCCAGCAGATCTTGCCGAGACTATCCAGAACGCTGCAAATGTAACTTCAGTAGTTATTACAAATGCAAATAATTGTGTATTAGGAGTCCAGGACCAAGGATGTGTCATTGTTGTGATAAATTCGCCTTCATTAATTGAATCATACAACATTACCAAGATTCAGACTGATGCTCAAGCAGTAGGAGATACAATTATCGGTCATGTCAACAAGGCGTTTGCATTAAATGCCGCATTTAACAACGTCTATGTCAACCCAAAAGGTGACCTGAGTAGCGCACTTGGTACATCAGGTGTAGTATCTGGAAACAGAACTATTTCAGTTGTATACACCATGTCAAGACCAGACTCTGCATATCTTTTTGATGGACTAAGTGCCATATTGATACCAAAACAAATTCGTGATGACGGAGGATTTTTCACTGCAGCAAGCAAGATGGCAGAAGATAGCAATTCAACAGTGACATTTGCCATGACACCTGCCAAGGAAGCATCATTGTATCAGCTCCAAGTCTCAAAACACATTCCAATCAAAGGAACAATAACAACAATCAAACCACTTGATCTTCTGGGTGTTCCCACATTACAAAAATCAAGTTACTTTGATGTCGGATTCTTCCCGCTTAATTCAATTCTTGATGTCACCGTAATAGCAAATCAAACAATTGCAATTACAGGTCATGGTGGAGACATAGTACCTACAACGACAAAGGGCGGCCAACAGGTCCCATCAGATCTTACAAAAACAGGCTGGGTGCTTGATCCAGTACAGGGACAACAGGTCTCTGCAGTGTACTTGTTTGGAAAAGACAATTCCATAACAGAAGACCAGGCGACAATCACACTTGGCACCGGCCTCCCAACAGACAATCAACCAAGTCAGAATAACACCACGACAACCATCACACCTCCAAAGACTGACAATAACTCGATATACGTTCTAGTCGGGATTGTTGCAGTAGGTGCAGCAGCAGTCTACTTGTTCATGAAAAGAAGATAA